In Agromyces sp. 3263, a single genomic region encodes these proteins:
- a CDS encoding MFS transporter: protein MSHSLPSVRVPLRLPTAVATFGIGIAGYLGVNLSPYMISALQSALGADVLTASWIVTGALLLTAIAGLATAKLSAGRRRRLVARVGLVLAVVGFGAAALVPTGWVVVAGLLVGGLGAGGAVSSSGAALAAFINPDRVAGISGLANRAVVTVILAVVPLVGLAPINVFGTLAVFALAVLFTSAWLPSAPAVDHAAAPAPTDDATAEASGVATSDAGAAGLVTRRPHRAETIAGFVLLVTFALWAVSEDSLWAMAGVMGADQSGLTPEGLGLALSGATAGGIVGALLLMIVGNRLGRAVPLAVLLVAGGLLKIAEGFVTDSTAFIVVFIAWNTVYAIAFLYFVATAAALDADGRWSGPLLAVYLVGSSLTPVIGAALVEAFGYQGFTVVLGIASFVLAVPAFLVARVSSRLQRIEHVAPAVAEEVAA, encoded by the coding sequence GTGTCCCATTCCCTCCCATCGGTCCGCGTCCCGCTTCGACTGCCCACCGCCGTCGCCACGTTCGGCATCGGCATCGCCGGTTACCTCGGCGTGAACCTCTCGCCGTACATGATCTCGGCCCTGCAGTCGGCGCTCGGCGCCGACGTGCTCACCGCGAGCTGGATCGTCACCGGCGCCCTCCTGCTCACTGCCATCGCCGGCCTGGCCACCGCGAAGCTCTCGGCAGGACGCCGCCGGCGGCTCGTCGCCCGCGTCGGCCTCGTGCTCGCGGTGGTGGGCTTCGGCGCCGCCGCGCTCGTGCCCACCGGCTGGGTCGTCGTCGCCGGACTGCTCGTCGGCGGCCTCGGCGCCGGCGGCGCCGTGTCGTCCTCGGGCGCGGCCCTCGCGGCGTTCATCAACCCCGACCGCGTCGCCGGCATCAGCGGCCTCGCCAACCGCGCCGTCGTCACCGTCATCCTCGCCGTCGTGCCACTCGTCGGGCTCGCCCCCATCAACGTGTTCGGCACCCTCGCCGTGTTCGCCCTGGCCGTGCTGTTCACGTCGGCGTGGCTGCCCTCGGCACCCGCCGTCGACCACGCGGCAGCGCCGGCGCCGACGGACGACGCGACCGCGGAGGCATCCGGAGTCGCGACATCCGATGCGGGGGCAGCCGGCCTCGTCACCCGCAGGCCGCACCGCGCGGAGACGATCGCGGGCTTCGTGCTGCTCGTCACCTTCGCGCTCTGGGCCGTGAGCGAGGACTCGCTCTGGGCGATGGCCGGAGTCATGGGGGCCGACCAGTCCGGCCTCACGCCCGAGGGACTCGGCCTCGCGCTCAGCGGCGCCACAGCCGGCGGCATCGTCGGGGCGCTCCTGCTGATGATCGTCGGCAACCGGCTCGGCCGCGCCGTGCCCCTCGCCGTGCTGCTGGTGGCCGGCGGACTGCTGAAGATCGCCGAGGGCTTCGTCACCGATTCGACCGCGTTCATCGTGGTGTTCATCGCGTGGAACACCGTCTACGCGATCGCGTTCCTCTACTTCGTCGCAACGGCCGCCGCGCTCGACGCCGACGGCCGCTGGTCGGGCCCGCTGCTCGCCGTCTACCTCGTCGGGTCGAGCCTCACGCCCGTGATCGGCGCCGCCCTCGTCGAGGCGTTCGGCTACCAGGGCTTCACCGTGGTGCTCGGCATCGCGAGCTTCGTGCTGGCCGTGCCCGCGTTCCTCGTCGCCCGCGTGTCGAGCCGCCTGCAGCGCATCGAGCACGTCGCGCCCGCCGTCGCCGAGGAGGTGGCCGCATGA
- a CDS encoding amidohydrolase has protein sequence MSRTVYANGRVFTGDEPAWAEAMVVEGGRLAFVGSDAEAAAAAGPDAASVDLGGRVVVPGFIDAHTHLVMMGEALGKVGLTDARTLDGIQERLRAARAADPGAPRLLGRGWLFDSVPGGAPTAAMLDTVVADVPVYLDANDYHSVWVNTAALRELGIDRDTPDPIGGRIGRDADGEPDGMLFETAAQQHVWTLLAEVATDADRDAAVERTIAAYLATGVTGVVDMAFDELGLAAFDRAAERRGGTLPVRVLAHWFVANTGDDDEHLAQVARAVELAGEHRPWLKVAGIKLVLDGVIDACTAAMRHPYADGSNAEPIWPLDALKPVVAAADAAGLQVALHAIGDLASDVALDALEHAAAVNGERPRRHRIEHLEYAAPETAARMAALGVTASMQPVHADPAIWSNWAAMLGDERADRGFAWTEFRDAGALLAFSTDAPTAPHEALPNLYIATTRRSALDGSFPANHPEYALPVEEAIAHATRDAAASCLEEQERGRIAVGLAADFAVLDRDPFAEGADVLLEARVVRTVVAGEPVYEASGAIEAEPEASVA, from the coding sequence ATGAGCCGCACGGTCTATGCGAACGGCCGCGTCTTCACCGGCGACGAGCCGGCCTGGGCCGAGGCGATGGTCGTCGAGGGCGGACGCCTCGCCTTCGTCGGGTCCGACGCCGAGGCGGCCGCGGCCGCGGGTCCGGATGCCGCGAGCGTCGACCTCGGCGGACGCGTCGTGGTGCCCGGCTTCATCGACGCGCACACCCACCTCGTGATGATGGGCGAGGCGCTCGGCAAGGTCGGACTCACCGACGCTCGCACGCTCGACGGGATCCAGGAGCGGCTGCGCGCCGCACGCGCCGCCGACCCCGGCGCCCCGCGCCTGCTCGGCCGCGGCTGGCTCTTCGACTCCGTGCCGGGCGGCGCCCCGACCGCCGCGATGCTCGACACGGTGGTCGCAGACGTGCCCGTGTACCTTGACGCGAACGACTACCACTCGGTGTGGGTCAACACGGCCGCACTGCGCGAGCTGGGCATCGACCGGGACACGCCCGACCCGATCGGCGGGCGCATCGGCCGCGACGCCGACGGCGAGCCCGACGGCATGCTCTTCGAGACCGCAGCGCAGCAGCACGTCTGGACGCTCCTCGCGGAGGTCGCGACCGACGCCGATCGCGACGCCGCCGTCGAGCGCACGATCGCCGCCTACCTCGCGACGGGCGTCACGGGCGTCGTCGACATGGCGTTCGACGAGCTCGGCCTCGCCGCCTTCGACCGGGCGGCCGAGCGCCGCGGCGGCACCCTCCCCGTCCGCGTGCTCGCGCACTGGTTCGTCGCGAACACCGGCGACGACGACGAGCACCTCGCCCAGGTCGCGCGCGCCGTCGAGCTCGCGGGCGAGCACCGCCCCTGGCTCAAGGTCGCCGGCATCAAGCTCGTGCTCGACGGCGTGATCGACGCGTGCACGGCCGCGATGCGGCATCCGTACGCCGACGGCTCGAACGCCGAGCCGATCTGGCCGCTGGACGCACTGAAGCCCGTCGTCGCCGCCGCCGATGCCGCCGGCCTGCAGGTCGCGCTGCACGCCATCGGCGACCTGGCCAGCGACGTCGCCCTCGACGCCCTCGAGCACGCCGCCGCCGTGAACGGCGAGCGCCCCCGCCGGCACCGCATCGAGCACCTCGAGTACGCCGCGCCCGAGACCGCGGCGCGCATGGCCGCACTCGGCGTCACCGCGTCGATGCAGCCGGTGCACGCCGACCCGGCGATCTGGTCGAACTGGGCCGCGATGCTCGGCGACGAGCGGGCCGACCGCGGCTTCGCCTGGACGGAGTTCCGCGACGCGGGCGCACTCCTGGCCTTCTCGACGGATGCCCCGACCGCGCCGCACGAGGCCCTGCCCAACCTCTACATCGCCACGACGCGCCGGTCCGCGCTCGACGGGTCGTTCCCGGCGAACCACCCCGAGTACGCGCTCCCGGTCGAGGAGGCCATCGCCCATGCCACCCGCGATGCCGCGGCGAGCTGCCTCGAGGAGCAGGAGCGCGGGCGCATCGCGGTCGGCCTCGCCGCGGACTTCGCGGTGCTCGATCGCGACCCGTTCGCCGAGGGCGCCGACGTGCTGCTCGAGGCGCGCGTCGTGCGAACGGTGGTGGCGGGGGAACCGGTGTACGAGGCATCC